The window ACTGCActcaaacttcagccaggaaggatcaccgttgtgcttgacaagcgctcagacaatggccaggactctctgcatttctgcagcctctgaggacaaataccacctcgagatcctcgcagtctgaaataggaacactaaatcaacaagtatccacttcctcgctctggctgtagtaacagtgggacagcagcgcacatttggaagtgtagaatgatagctaacagaagagcaagacaaggaagaaatgttcaaagtataagttcttgtgcatgctcttctaaaaaacatcgtaactccttttaattttgctgctttactgttctacagtaattgacaagctgtccagtgacttcttcctaccacactaagatgcaggttctccttggaaatgtgtacagaaatatgtgtattaaaaacaaacaaacaagcaaaaaccccaaaccccacactttagactaagacctgagctaactttaagaataaagctagttgtgtctccagcactagcagcacctgaggctgcagcgcttttacagtgcaagagggagaggggacttgtaaagagagacgcacggcttgcaccttggcttgacaacccaaatcagggacagtcagagcgaacaagaagggcatggttttgctttgtccttcactacctttcattagttctatctcacactaagtcttctctcccgctccaggattgtttggttgtttttttgttgtttttttctgagacgtctctgttagcttatgggaaaatgctccttcgaaaggtaatacggacatgccagggaacacgcgaggctaaaagaatgtgaactttatttatgagcttgggacttgtctttataggcatggcagtaaacaaagagaaaaatactgttttcaagaaataaaaccccatctgaattatatcaaataccataaacgtggtttatgtaaatgcatgaaattaactacgagggccagttcaacttactcaaagtcacaatagagaggcactgatttccaaaaaggaatttgaacccaccagtggtagaattgcagaagtcaggtttagacttggtgtttttagacctacatacaaaaagttttccatatgaagttgattgcataccattgcaaggaaatcagaggctgtattcttcagagaacatagacccagagttcatgagtttctgatttaaattatcctaacagctaatcaagtgatcagatccagtgatccagggttagtgtaatgcctcacatgattctagtgaagaaaaagcagtcatacttcaaataaagatgaaaaatacaaatcaccacatagtaagttttttaccataagggctgttttgacatgcatagttacacatagtcgtcgagccaaatggcaaatcaaggtctagaccattaccagttcgatatttccttgtgttacttgtttctatttcagcagcagaacgacagtgctttgaaacctgaagagcaatgctgccccttttccaaatatatcttcaaagcggtggcatactaaagaaaggctgaacctttgggaaattaaagcagcgtccaaccctgaagtcacccacacccaaaaacggacagcaggcagaagttaggaaaaaggacagggctcttacccacaaaagcaccaggctctaacctgctgccagaatttgtacattctgctttatatgctttcatttgcaggcaaactgtgaaactaaactgcttcatcagataaagtggaaagattagatgcagaacgtgataatcccatttacattcacgccaatctatgaaagacattgatgtactcagcggggcccaaacaatatcatttcaattacacaggcttaagaacaaatacccactttttaaggacgtgaaaagaaatcatttagctgcaagaactggcctcaaaacatatcaggtaagttggggtttgtatttgtttgaacccccaaggtagaagtaagaaacaggacaccaggtttaacaataataggttctccatggtttttgataacattgtcaaaaaacattaggcaaaaaaaaagtatttaaaaacaaaagctaagtgatacaacatgaaaatggaaaaaaatacactccaaacaattcttcttgcaagaaacaaaaagcacacaacaagctatgcaagcgttcatttaaccagctacagacagacaggtgtagaacatggcaccacgctcagctgtgcaaacctcgaacctatgtgatctaaaaatgatcctgcattatctgtgcaacacaaaatcatacaggaagtattccagcatattcaatatgaaatacaatgcatcagtaggcacaaataccaatattcacattagaactgtgccagtgatggcattcctcagcttttactatgctgaatcgaatacagtgcatttacagcatataccatgttttaaggcaatgtgtggaaaattagcacaaggctacaccgtttagaattaaatgcagttttacagaaaaaaagtgtgagattggttttttacgtactgcttttgatgttccactccctggctcagtttgacttctggaagaagaaataaaggtgatcagaagttaaaataaagcacttgtacccagcttaaagcagtgaaagcagattacagaacctgaaaaccaaaacaatgtgttctgatagtctagtgaatgtcgaaatgtatttgtatccagaaactggtctctcttgggacatgcagcgcaactaaaacaaaacccctaagtcacatgtctacttcatcacaaattactctaagagttctaaacttcttgtttgcacgggtcaccagctggcaagccttggtctttcctctataggctcgtgtgcaaaaatacccagatttggggcgtaagaacacttgccatatcccacccccctcccccaaatgcaagaactagtcaaacactgagaatcagactctttggaggatggagcagatggtaagtttacactacaatgcaaatgcctctctctctctactacaaaagcagtaaaagcaaacacagagaataaggaatctctccacacagaggaaacgggatctacagcttgggtctcagaacaatcaagcccaagaacaaacccaacagcatcatcttaaaagttaccattgttggagtttgaaccccatgtcccagcaggcctaaaaatgtctgtctgctttggtggacacaggttaaaatccacctcattccaccaaaacctaacagcagctttagcaggagaggtacaacctgaacgcctctgtgaactgacgtccataaaccaagttaacaccctgaaacccctaaccgagcaggcaatgctttacagatacctacgcagcatgtgttttgctgatagctctgagtcctctggcagggattcttctgacaataactgatgagttcttcggaatcagggcattatcgtcagtgtattctgaaaaaaacatgaattcagaaaaaaaacctttgtgaattcataggaatgtatattcgtatgtaattacatagcacttcagagaatacctttacagctatgaaagcaacattttatatgtaacatcacgcttttgttgtctcaaacacactaacagtacatttcaagtaatctttgggtttgatcatcaaacacaagcagcaaaatctttttcttttttttaaaagtagtttcaatgccaacaacaaaagggtctcagaggtcacaaaaagagagtctgctaatgcatgaagttctttcctgatggagattcagttgcttttgcttctggtaggctacaaaaccagtagatctttggagaaaaacaaggtctcccctgcagaaaccagattgtaacatctgactggcttgccctgcaacaaaacaggcgcttggctaaagcatgaagctctgtgccattgccttccaaggtgttcactaaaagtgatttccttctgctgccagtgctcaggactgacagaacagagaggagagcctgccaactctgcttctgcgagcttaatccgtcaacagccacacttatcagctgggcagtgcttcacatttcaacggaaactgttggggtttaacgcagcagccagcaacgaggtcccgacagccgctcgctcactcctccccttcccccccagtgtgatggggagcagaaatggacagaaggggaaactcaggggctgagataaagacagtttaataagacaacaaaggaaatactacagctactactgctactgaatatgcaaaacaaactctatacaatacaatgttcccaccacctaatgaccgattcccagccagttccccagcagcgatcacagaacctggaacttgcagatttcatgaattttgcaaaattcctgctgaagaccaaactcctgcaaaagttcgaactcccagacaggagaggatgccaactcatagaaaagcgaattaaagaaaaaggatgcctacccccctgctagccacccttacaaattgagcgtgccatccctggcatggaatatttccgctgcccagcttgggctggctgtgctccctcccagctcctgcgcacctgcttgtcagctgagcatgggagactggaaaagtccctgacttcatagcaatgactgaaaacatccgcattgtcagcactgttctcctactaaatccaaagcacagcagctactgggaggaagattaactctatccaagctaaaaccaggacagtaatgaaactgcagtgctaggatttgaatcacagaggcttttttttgttggggcttttttcagcttgctttcacaaggaaggcagaattggctcaaagtaaagctgtctctcccctcttaagctaatcgtctagtttgaattaaccaaagggatgtgaattctttcgattcacttttcgcagagcagagacactcaaactaaatcacttacaaagacaggctttaacagcctttcgaaaacagagtgtgcctgaagctctccatgctttgccttggctttcaccacgctagtcttctgcagaggagggaagccttgtgaccttttatataaagcccaaacaaaaaaaaacactacctgtgacacttcgactgaataagcttaaaatgcaaaggcctctccacgagaacagtgtttatcttgttcttacacaagctggataagattaaatcttctaaagcactgtcagcagccattccctgtaatctgccgacggtcttcaatatcaaaagcccttaccctgacagacgaatcggaacgatactctgaaaaccaaagatgatgtatgtctagtcaagctccgtcagggtggttttactcagtgatcacacacagaacaggaatatttcacaatttacactccatttttcagcatattattcctacaggcaggaacctctctcagaccaaaacatacctatcagaagacagtatttcaacaacgaaatgaaaattttacttctatttccaaatgatggaatccttcttcagaaaactgggaaatctttgagacaaaactaatttctgatcTTAACCCCTACGGAGCCGAACAGCAAGCTTCCTCGGgactttggagcagtttcaaatcataggagaaaggactactaatgacaaaaacagaagcttttacagaagtgctagcctgaagccaacagctggagctcttctcaaaaggaaaatctcaccaccacacagccactgtcaagaaaggcctgccctggggctgtgtgatggagcaggagctcaaacagctgtcgggcccagacaaaccactgccaggagatagtgccagctgcagttctcaaagcccaaagcagctgcttctacctgctgaacggagtcacacagagcactccttttggtccacaccacaaaccactggattgagattccagagacggaggataagcaacagcggctccacaaaaagacaggagtttgctgtgcctgtgccggactgaggatggtggttgttctgcggatgactacaaagggtagcacctctccgagaaagagactgaatatatgaggatagctggatatgactaaatattttaaagcactgtcagcagccattccttgtaatctgcctactggcatctcccagcaggaacctgttccccgagggcagcagcatcccctggcagagaCTTGGCAACTCCCAGGACCTACAAAGTAGCGTCCCTCGGCCTCACCACACACctcaacctctgcaaagtgagcagtgacctcctgcgcaacaaggcgacttttcacacgtgtccaagcagagctccaacagaaatactcagcaagctggaggtaacaacatgggtgattcctactccctttgagcacaaaacttgttttactgccagtgacggacagtgagtggctactgggcttttctcaatctgacctgagattaaaactaaggattcaattcagcaagcttgcaaaagcaaaggaagatttggatgttatagtaaagtcaggagcagaagagacagaacagtcaggaaagaagtatttcaaggaacGAGTGGAGGCAGGCAAGTTAACAGctactttgactgctgcctcatgatgacttagaaagcttaaattaacaactgcattagtatccacaaccttcttcctgcaaaaaagtacaaacaactcaagccacgctctgaaatttatactgcttcacatttaatgcaccacttaaaaattccatttttcaattcacctataattctaaaaatctgctagttttaataatttgggtcatatatacggtataaacaggttactgaaaaaagttcctactttcttttatggcctgctttaatccaccattttgatgctgacagcattgcaaaggcatctctctgagcactgtctagagaagtattttcactccgataaaggacagaagctcagcagaagtcatcagaaggcaagcctacatgcgaaacgacaaagaaaagcctttattaggcttggatgtcttgctcaccagctgttacgtgactggggaagcgatctgcagagtaagagatcaaaatgactgctgacatgccagactgcctcgaccagaaaacagggtacttcccaagaacacattttctccctgctgcttaaaaatatgctttctcctcatctcatttttcaactctgttctaatcagcaccacttgcacactttgtgacaaaccagtcctctgtgtcgctggcactgcctcgaaacatcctgattaatagactggactgctatttctgcattttcagcttccaccaaaagaggatcccaaccacagttggtatctcatccttgcttgaattagctagtgcagtaggccagatgcttcatggaactttgatttgcattatgattatacagtactgtgctccaaaagagcacctgcattgctttgaaaggatGAGTCAATAAAATCTAACATACTTTCAGTCATTAATCTGATTACACAGACTGCCTGATGCCTTAATGCCTTATTGGCATGGCTTGCCACTTCAGCGTGTGACTGGGAAAGCGAAAGCCGAGCTGGACACCCCGTGGTAATGAACTAAAAGACACCTGCCCTAAGCCCCTGGCCAAGGGACACTGACCTCGCTGACCGCACAGCCCCgagaggtcccagccctgctggggacagagcccgagcagctccttcccagacagacctTGCATGGGCTCCACTGAAACATCATGGTTTTGGAATGGGCACACGGCTTACCCTCAGTTCACCCAGGGAAACGGGGAACTCCAAACCCTTTAGGAAGGCTCCacacagcaatgctgcctggcagcccaggaattaattgcacgctgaggcgtaaccaaagaaatcccccatactagcacatcaacaaaacggcacggggaagggcaagccttaaaagctgctgaagtgtctgctctgaaatgctcagtttgcgcagtcttgaagacagcagctgtgaggccaaatggtttcactcagagttagcacgaggttttctgaagacatcacatCGTGGCACTACTACAGCTCTCAAGTGCGTGCTGCAACACTGAACTCCAGCAACGGCTGACTTCAAGAGACAGTCTGCCAAGAGCACTGTTCTTCCCTAAAACTATTCATCTAAGGCCAGTTCAGATGCCCATTTTGGTGTTACAGTTTGTTGATTTTGCCTgataagcagaacagcacattctccaagtgttctgagtcagaatgttacagaaacctgagtcacggagtttgcagttcttccacaataatgtgaaaacatctgttataaaagacaggtcatgaaattcacatcaaatttaatagaggcaagttaaaatgcatcattcctgagaacaggcttttggaagggaattctgcctttacagaacacgcgtctataggaagcagggaagagggcacgccaaacccccacacccccactttttaaaacaggtcctgattatccccacagatatcctcccaaacctttttagcattttacctAGAAGAATTCCAGGACACCAAAGCTTCTGTGAGCGCTAAATGTCGCCCATCAACCACATATTCCTCCATGCctagctctgctctaaagcacggATCCAAAGGCCGTCGTCAGAACagcaaccccaaacaaacagctctgtgaggcctcaacacaagtcacagctaccggtcgtggctgaatggcattaccgctgcccaccccgcgtatccccggtgccgctggcccTCCTGATCCCCCGCACGCTGGCGGGACGAGCCCCAGGCTGACTCACGCTACGCTGAGttgagctgcaaagagcagagcggggctcccgcaggctgcagccccatgcggtggtctgcaactccaccagccgggcggtccccgaggccccgtgcccgccgccccactCACCTTCTTTGCTCTGGGCGTCGGTGATCTGCAGGTCGCAGTTGGATGCCTTCAGCTGCTCGCGGCCCATGATCTGGCACTTGAGGTCATGCAGGGAGATGTGGAGGCCGTGGAAGCTGATGGTATCAAAGTCCAGTTTGGCAGAGAACTTGTAGTGCACGCCAGGCATGGCTGGGGCCAGGCGGTGCCTGCTCCGCGATGGCGTCTGCTGGTGGGCGGGAGGACGATGGGGAGAGgcctccgcggccccggctcagccttggctccctctcgtgcacccagcgctgccaggcacgaccgctggcgacggcaccaacagaacccctgcctcagggttccagtgaggggtttcccggccgacagccgcAAGCACGTCACTGCGCACACAATGGCACACGGCAACCACCCCCCGCGCCTCATGTGACCCAGCACATTGTGACAAAAGGCCCCGTCACACGGGCGGGGAGTCCCGCCCTCTTCCTCCTAACACCTCTGAGAGCCATATtacctaaatataataaaaaaggcttgttgTAGTCTGGCAGGGCTAACGAGGGAGCTTCCACGACTGCTGGGTTTACATCTTTCAATGCCTTTTGGGCTGCCAGAGTCCGGAAACCCTCCGCATTTCCTCTTTAACCAAGGGATAGaggtttttgctctttgtgtctgtttgtttctcctgttaatgGGGATTTGGAAGCCTAGGTTTTCACGTGGTAGCCTGGCTTATAAGCCTGTGGCGGAATACGGATTATACGTATTCATTCCAGAAGTCGGCCATAGCCACAgtccaaactccagcagcagaggcaaacaagcctggctgttggatatgcaccaaagcccaccctctaccagaaaccacctctccttgctatctgtccccttaaagtctcagtgggaccaggacaggtactgcattatgaatcttcactgaagaaagcaagcataccGCCCTTATGCCAGGAGGGGTTTGTCTGTAGTCTGAAAGGAGACACCTGCATTTGCCTGGAGAGCCAACCTATGGACCAGCTTacccgctctgcagggctgcgaattgcaaatgccaacagacccttaaaattaatagaatggatggaaaggtacagttctggtcttaggagcacacagatgaaaagggGAATCTTATGCCTGGCATGTTCCACAGATCTGTTCCTACGCCTAACGGCAACGGGTACtcctccacagatttttccaaaaccttgctatgccccagatccactgaacgtggaagggagatgctccagaagcCCTTACACAAAACCTATTGTGATAAGCCATCTCGCCGTCGATTTCTTCCTGGATGGAGTTTATCAGGCCCTGCCGACCCTGAGACAACGTGGTTATTCACAGACAGATTAACTTGGTACTCTGCAAGAGTCCATACCCAAACTCGAGACACCAAGGCCTTAGTCAGTGTGCAGGTACAGTACTAACCCAGACACGAACCCCAGCGTGTCACTTCATCCCAAGTGCCACATTCACCGCACCTTCTTCCATCGCCTCGCGCCGatgaattgttttccaggctcttccacccgtcgcagctcaggtagctgcactctGGCTCAGGGCTGACTGGGGAACTTCTCAGTGCTTGAACTTTGCTTCGGACTTGGTACGAGCACGAGACTTCACCCCTTTGGCTTggcccccagcagaaggcaggcaggctgcaggtctgcaagaggttggatagaactgagcttgtacacctaccagagattaaaaaccaatcaaaggaaaagcccagagacactgcgttagagagtggcagaaagaaacatcgtggctggtcactgtttacgacacagggtttggaagtcaggagactggagctcccagcagactccactgtttgaatggaaacacccctgagcttttgatccggacagaaatatcacagactgcccccatctcaactttgcagttgcctgaagcttttggttgtctacgcccagttctcttccacgctaacagagtatgtttaacctgcaaaacaacactacaaacaggcagccaaacgcctcttctctccaagatgtgaaaagtgcaggtaaagacagcacaggtaccatgaccagtcttctggtctgagtcaggttttaaaaagcaaagtcttctgcacctctgttttccagctgctgccaacagctgcagaaagggtctggtgctgatcagctgaaggatcgatgctcactgccaaactccacaagaggacattacacctcaggctgcagactctgagcccagcctgaaggactgagtgacctgtctctggccatcgggctgactgcagcattgcacatgccctggcttctcaagctcttccccagcagtcccctcctggccactctgctacaggctgccatagggtctcagggacccatattcaggacccactctggcatctcccatcaagaacgttactgagatgctctcccagcacactgtgctcctctcacctcttctggtctctctgcattgtccgtttctgatctcctgccacaggttctgaccttccctcagattcacactgctcataacagtcccccgctt of the Opisthocomus hoazin isolate bOpiHoa1 unplaced genomic scaffold, bOpiHoa1.hap1 HAP1_SCAFFOLD_163, whole genome shotgun sequence genome contains:
- the LOC142359402 gene encoding E3 ubiquitin-protein ligase RBBP6-like, which encodes MPGVHYKFSAKLDFDTISFHGLHISLHDLKCQIMGREQLKASNCDLQITDAQSKEEYTDDNALIPKNSSVIVRRIPARGLRAISKTHAASQTEPGSGTSKAVRKKPISHFFS